From the genome of Pieris rapae chromosome 5, ilPieRapa1.1, whole genome shotgun sequence, one region includes:
- the LOC111003273 gene encoding probable tRNA (guanine(26)-N(2))-dimethyltransferase isoform X1: MFFKCINSFRYFEGYVKRIMKMETSNIIGKQSIIEGQAEIRVSSEKVFYNPVQEFNRDLSIAVLSVFINDYRKEKAFNKCGKLKTEGIEYEDSNDVCVNKIPVTILEALSATGLRSIRYAKEVSNVTKIIANDLSEQAVETIKDNVVYNSVDNIIETSHDDACMLMYKHKHHSKRFTAIDLDPYGCPSIFLDSAVQSVQDGGLLLVTATDMAVLAGNSPETCYVKYGAISLKTKCCHEMALRILLQSIEHHANRYSRFIEPILSISADFYIRVFVKIYSGAFHCKKTTSKLSMVYQCVGCDHLTLQPLGAFKPNPTEKNPDQMKSFLPSVPPVGEFCVHCNQRHHLGGPIWSAPIHNVDFVSRVLNHVEENSHKFGTAKRIQGILSMVQEELQDTPLYYILDKLFGRVHLETMPMLRMRSAILNAGYQVSFSHAAKLSIKTNAPAHFIWDIIRTWEKTHPVKASKLESDTTAKYILTQNIKNTVDLTERTDANPSSRRNGALRFQFNPTRYWGPGSRASINVGEEKMSKAVKNQNKKSKKQEKREHSPRSEDDGARKKQYVVKESVQ; encoded by the exons atgttttttaaatgcataAACTCCTTTCGATATTTTGAGGGTTACGTTAAG AGGATTATGAAAATGGAGACATCAAATATTATAGGAAAACAAAGTATAATTGAAGGCCAAGCAGAAATACGCGTTTCTTCTGAAAAGGTCTTTTATAACCCAGTTCAGGAGTTTAACAGAGACTTGAGTATAGCCGTGCTATCCGTTTTTATAAACGattatagaaaagaaaaagcttttaataaGTGTGGAAAACTTAAAACTGAGGGAATAGAGTATGAAGACAGTAATGATGTATGTGTAAATAAG attCCAGTTACAATTCTAGAAGCATTATCAGCTACAGGTCTCCGAAGCATCAGATATGCAAAAGAGGTATCTAATGTCACTAAGATCATAGCAAATGATTTGTCAGAGCAAGCTGTAGAGACTATAAAGGACAACGTTGTGTATAACAgtgtagataatattattgaaacaaGTCATGATGATGCTTG cATGCTTATGTACAAACACAAACATCattcaaaaagatttacagCAATTGATCTGGATCCATATGGGTGCCCTTCCATATTTTTAGATTCAGCTGTACAGAGTGTACAAGATGGTGGGTTATTACTTGTGACTGCAACAGATATGGCTGTCTTGGCTGGAAACTCGCCAGAAACATGCTATGTTAAATATGGTGCTATTAGTCTAAAAACCAAGTGTTGTCATGAAATg GCTTTAAGGATATTACTTCAAAGTATAGAGCACCATGCAAACAGATACAGTAGGTTTATAGAACCTATACTGAGCATATCagctgatttttatataagagtATTTGTCAAAATCTACTCTGGTGCATTTCATTGTAAGAAAACCACaag CAAACTTTCAATGGTATACCAGTGTGTTGGTTGTGATCATTTAACATTGCAACCACTGGGTGCTTTTAAACCAAACCCAACTGAAAAAAATCCAGATCAAATGAAGAGTTTTCTGCCAAGTGTACCTCCAGTTGGTGAATTCTGTGTTCACTGCAATCAGAGACATCAT CTAGGTGGTCCCATCTGGTCAGCACCAATACATAATGTTGATTTTGTTTCTCGTGTTCTAAACCATGTTGAAGAAAACTCTCATAAGTTTGGTACAGCTAAGAGGATTCAAGGCATATTGTCTATGGTGCAGGAGGAATTACAGGACACacctttatattatatcttggATAAACTTTTTGGGAGAGTACATTTGGAGACCATGCCTATGTTGAGAatgag gtcTGCCATACTAAATGCTGGATACCAAGTTTCATTTTCGCATGCAgctaaattatcaataaagaCTAATGCGCCCGCACACTTCATATGGGACATTATCAGAACTTGGGAGAAGACTCACCCTGTTAAAGCATCTAA ATTGGAATCAGATACAACAGccaaatacattttaactcAAAATATAAAGAACACAGTAGATTTAACCGAGAGAACTGATGCTAATCCATCAAGTAGACGTAATGGTGCTTTACGATTCCAGTTTAATCCTACGAGATATTGGGGACCTGGATCTAGAGCCTCTATAAA TGTTGGTGAAGAAAAGATGTCGAAGGCggttaaaaatcaaaacaagaAAAGTAAAAAGCAGGAGAAACGAGAACATTCGCCACGTAGTGAAGACGACGGGGCGCGCAAAAAACAATATGTTGTAAAAGAATCTGtgcagtaa
- the LOC111003273 gene encoding probable tRNA (guanine(26)-N(2))-dimethyltransferase isoform X2 yields the protein MFFKCINSFRYFEGYVKRIMKMETSNIIGKQSIIEGQAEIRVSSEKVFYNPVQEFNRDLSIAVLSVFINDYRKEKAFNKCGKLKTEGIEYEDSNDIPVTILEALSATGLRSIRYAKEVSNVTKIIANDLSEQAVETIKDNVVYNSVDNIIETSHDDACMLMYKHKHHSKRFTAIDLDPYGCPSIFLDSAVQSVQDGGLLLVTATDMAVLAGNSPETCYVKYGAISLKTKCCHEMALRILLQSIEHHANRYSRFIEPILSISADFYIRVFVKIYSGAFHCKKTTSKLSMVYQCVGCDHLTLQPLGAFKPNPTEKNPDQMKSFLPSVPPVGEFCVHCNQRHHLGGPIWSAPIHNVDFVSRVLNHVEENSHKFGTAKRIQGILSMVQEELQDTPLYYILDKLFGRVHLETMPMLRMRSAILNAGYQVSFSHAAKLSIKTNAPAHFIWDIIRTWEKTHPVKASKLESDTTAKYILTQNIKNTVDLTERTDANPSSRRNGALRFQFNPTRYWGPGSRASINVGEEKMSKAVKNQNKKSKKQEKREHSPRSEDDGARKKQYVVKESVQ from the exons atgttttttaaatgcataAACTCCTTTCGATATTTTGAGGGTTACGTTAAG AGGATTATGAAAATGGAGACATCAAATATTATAGGAAAACAAAGTATAATTGAAGGCCAAGCAGAAATACGCGTTTCTTCTGAAAAGGTCTTTTATAACCCAGTTCAGGAGTTTAACAGAGACTTGAGTATAGCCGTGCTATCCGTTTTTATAAACGattatagaaaagaaaaagcttttaataaGTGTGGAAAACTTAAAACTGAGGGAATAGAGTATGAAGACAGTAATGAT attCCAGTTACAATTCTAGAAGCATTATCAGCTACAGGTCTCCGAAGCATCAGATATGCAAAAGAGGTATCTAATGTCACTAAGATCATAGCAAATGATTTGTCAGAGCAAGCTGTAGAGACTATAAAGGACAACGTTGTGTATAACAgtgtagataatattattgaaacaaGTCATGATGATGCTTG cATGCTTATGTACAAACACAAACATCattcaaaaagatttacagCAATTGATCTGGATCCATATGGGTGCCCTTCCATATTTTTAGATTCAGCTGTACAGAGTGTACAAGATGGTGGGTTATTACTTGTGACTGCAACAGATATGGCTGTCTTGGCTGGAAACTCGCCAGAAACATGCTATGTTAAATATGGTGCTATTAGTCTAAAAACCAAGTGTTGTCATGAAATg GCTTTAAGGATATTACTTCAAAGTATAGAGCACCATGCAAACAGATACAGTAGGTTTATAGAACCTATACTGAGCATATCagctgatttttatataagagtATTTGTCAAAATCTACTCTGGTGCATTTCATTGTAAGAAAACCACaag CAAACTTTCAATGGTATACCAGTGTGTTGGTTGTGATCATTTAACATTGCAACCACTGGGTGCTTTTAAACCAAACCCAACTGAAAAAAATCCAGATCAAATGAAGAGTTTTCTGCCAAGTGTACCTCCAGTTGGTGAATTCTGTGTTCACTGCAATCAGAGACATCAT CTAGGTGGTCCCATCTGGTCAGCACCAATACATAATGTTGATTTTGTTTCTCGTGTTCTAAACCATGTTGAAGAAAACTCTCATAAGTTTGGTACAGCTAAGAGGATTCAAGGCATATTGTCTATGGTGCAGGAGGAATTACAGGACACacctttatattatatcttggATAAACTTTTTGGGAGAGTACATTTGGAGACCATGCCTATGTTGAGAatgag gtcTGCCATACTAAATGCTGGATACCAAGTTTCATTTTCGCATGCAgctaaattatcaataaagaCTAATGCGCCCGCACACTTCATATGGGACATTATCAGAACTTGGGAGAAGACTCACCCTGTTAAAGCATCTAA ATTGGAATCAGATACAACAGccaaatacattttaactcAAAATATAAAGAACACAGTAGATTTAACCGAGAGAACTGATGCTAATCCATCAAGTAGACGTAATGGTGCTTTACGATTCCAGTTTAATCCTACGAGATATTGGGGACCTGGATCTAGAGCCTCTATAAA TGTTGGTGAAGAAAAGATGTCGAAGGCggttaaaaatcaaaacaagaAAAGTAAAAAGCAGGAGAAACGAGAACATTCGCCACGTAGTGAAGACGACGGGGCGCGCAAAAAACAATATGTTGTAAAAGAATCTGtgcagtaa
- the LOC111003273 gene encoding probable tRNA (guanine(26)-N(2))-dimethyltransferase isoform X3: protein MKMETSNIIGKQSIIEGQAEIRVSSEKVFYNPVQEFNRDLSIAVLSVFINDYRKEKAFNKCGKLKTEGIEYEDSNDVCVNKIPVTILEALSATGLRSIRYAKEVSNVTKIIANDLSEQAVETIKDNVVYNSVDNIIETSHDDACMLMYKHKHHSKRFTAIDLDPYGCPSIFLDSAVQSVQDGGLLLVTATDMAVLAGNSPETCYVKYGAISLKTKCCHEMALRILLQSIEHHANRYSRFIEPILSISADFYIRVFVKIYSGAFHCKKTTSKLSMVYQCVGCDHLTLQPLGAFKPNPTEKNPDQMKSFLPSVPPVGEFCVHCNQRHHLGGPIWSAPIHNVDFVSRVLNHVEENSHKFGTAKRIQGILSMVQEELQDTPLYYILDKLFGRVHLETMPMLRMRSAILNAGYQVSFSHAAKLSIKTNAPAHFIWDIIRTWEKTHPVKASKLESDTTAKYILTQNIKNTVDLTERTDANPSSRRNGALRFQFNPTRYWGPGSRASINVGEEKMSKAVKNQNKKSKKQEKREHSPRSEDDGARKKQYVVKESVQ, encoded by the exons ATGAAAATGGAGACATCAAATATTATAGGAAAACAAAGTATAATTGAAGGCCAAGCAGAAATACGCGTTTCTTCTGAAAAGGTCTTTTATAACCCAGTTCAGGAGTTTAACAGAGACTTGAGTATAGCCGTGCTATCCGTTTTTATAAACGattatagaaaagaaaaagcttttaataaGTGTGGAAAACTTAAAACTGAGGGAATAGAGTATGAAGACAGTAATGATGTATGTGTAAATAAG attCCAGTTACAATTCTAGAAGCATTATCAGCTACAGGTCTCCGAAGCATCAGATATGCAAAAGAGGTATCTAATGTCACTAAGATCATAGCAAATGATTTGTCAGAGCAAGCTGTAGAGACTATAAAGGACAACGTTGTGTATAACAgtgtagataatattattgaaacaaGTCATGATGATGCTTG cATGCTTATGTACAAACACAAACATCattcaaaaagatttacagCAATTGATCTGGATCCATATGGGTGCCCTTCCATATTTTTAGATTCAGCTGTACAGAGTGTACAAGATGGTGGGTTATTACTTGTGACTGCAACAGATATGGCTGTCTTGGCTGGAAACTCGCCAGAAACATGCTATGTTAAATATGGTGCTATTAGTCTAAAAACCAAGTGTTGTCATGAAATg GCTTTAAGGATATTACTTCAAAGTATAGAGCACCATGCAAACAGATACAGTAGGTTTATAGAACCTATACTGAGCATATCagctgatttttatataagagtATTTGTCAAAATCTACTCTGGTGCATTTCATTGTAAGAAAACCACaag CAAACTTTCAATGGTATACCAGTGTGTTGGTTGTGATCATTTAACATTGCAACCACTGGGTGCTTTTAAACCAAACCCAACTGAAAAAAATCCAGATCAAATGAAGAGTTTTCTGCCAAGTGTACCTCCAGTTGGTGAATTCTGTGTTCACTGCAATCAGAGACATCAT CTAGGTGGTCCCATCTGGTCAGCACCAATACATAATGTTGATTTTGTTTCTCGTGTTCTAAACCATGTTGAAGAAAACTCTCATAAGTTTGGTACAGCTAAGAGGATTCAAGGCATATTGTCTATGGTGCAGGAGGAATTACAGGACACacctttatattatatcttggATAAACTTTTTGGGAGAGTACATTTGGAGACCATGCCTATGTTGAGAatgag gtcTGCCATACTAAATGCTGGATACCAAGTTTCATTTTCGCATGCAgctaaattatcaataaagaCTAATGCGCCCGCACACTTCATATGGGACATTATCAGAACTTGGGAGAAGACTCACCCTGTTAAAGCATCTAA ATTGGAATCAGATACAACAGccaaatacattttaactcAAAATATAAAGAACACAGTAGATTTAACCGAGAGAACTGATGCTAATCCATCAAGTAGACGTAATGGTGCTTTACGATTCCAGTTTAATCCTACGAGATATTGGGGACCTGGATCTAGAGCCTCTATAAA TGTTGGTGAAGAAAAGATGTCGAAGGCggttaaaaatcaaaacaagaAAAGTAAAAAGCAGGAGAAACGAGAACATTCGCCACGTAGTGAAGACGACGGGGCGCGCAAAAAACAATATGTTGTAAAAGAATCTGtgcagtaa
- the LOC111003254 gene encoding glycosylated lysosomal membrane protein B — MYPSLIRVISAILFISCLFSQTNGLDRKISAHLNPGCQGCSSNTTTLVYIRGEGKSDVLHQIWDFTKHLPTVLLSVGSLNTSLNIQWVENKPIYFNWTEKPWYTFAATIDKLYEYDDIHDTGYINPQYPQREYSLSRISWELQESILTNSEAMVHVTGKIHNRNKNDAVISIKLDLLPFKDYAVELPHLIHTANSTLIDVNLVNLTTSFNASRYALHFVLASTDNPTDTMHYIMRKSLDDEHTPGVFEIIEIKTPSLYDNEEGGYLQFRPVSYTSPKRNVASSTIAHVSQFNRTMMPRDSTLSIFFKESQQMILVQDMFVSFGESGDGYYKQHNYTAWSYTMGYGTPPEEGFSFFVILIISIGLGVPIVLALSGVAFVLFRRYRQTNTRTRFTNED, encoded by the exons atgtacccTTCTTTGATAAGAGTTATTtctgcaattttatttattagttgcCTCTTTTCTCAAACAAATGGCTTGGATAGAAAg ATATCAGCTCATTTAAATCCAGGATGTCAAGGTTGTTCATCAAATACTACAACTCTAGTGTATATACGTGGTGAAGGAAAGTCTGATGTCTTACATCAGATTTGGGACTTTACTAAGCACCTGCCCACTGTGTTGCTCTCTGTTGGAAGCCTAAATACATCATTAAATATTCAGTGGGTTGAAAATAAAcccatatattttaattggacTGAGAAGCCATGGTATACTTTTGCAGCCACTATTGACaaa ttATATGAATATGATGACATACATGACACTGGGTACATAAACCCTCAGTATCCTCAAAGGGAATACAGTCTTAGCCGAATTTCGTGGGAGCTTCAAGAGAGTATATTGACAAACAGTGAGGCTATGGTGCATGTGACAGGAAAAATTcataacagaaataaaaatgatgctgtaattagtattaag CTGGATCTTCTACCATTTAAAGACTATGCGGTGGAACTGCCCCACTTAATACATACAGCCAACTCAACACTTATAGATGTAAACTTGGTTAACCTAACAACCTCATTCAATGCCTCGAGATACGCGCTCCACTTTGTCTTAGCTAGTACAGACAACCCAACTGATACAATGCACTATATAATGCGCAAAAGTTTGGATGATGAACATACACCTGGAGTCTTTGAG attatagaaataaaaactccATCGCTCTATGACAATGAGGAAGGTGGATACCTACAGTTTCGCCCTGTGAGCTACACGTCGCCAAAACGCAATGTTGCCAGTTCAACCATTGCGCACGTATCTCAATTTAACCG AACGATGATGCCGCGTGACAGCACGCTAAGCATATTCTTCAAAGAGTCCCAACAGATGATTCTAGTACAAGACATGTTTGTCTCGTTCGGTGAAAGTGGGGATGGATACTACAAACAACATAACTATACTGCTTG GTCTTATACAATGGGCTATGGCACACCGCCCGAAGAAGGATTTTCTTTCTTCGTAATCCTCATTATTTCCATTGGCCTTGGAGTACCAATAGTGTTGGCCCTCTCTGGTGTTGCGTTTGTGCTGTTCCGGAGGTATAGGCAGACCAACACTCGTACGAGATTCACCAATGAGGACTGA
- the LOC111003278 gene encoding m7GpppN-mRNA hydrolase — translation MTSSAIVSKNHVHSIPLYILDDICSRFIINLPKEERADMVRLCFQIELAHWFYLDNYCTNDAANPCGITQFAAHIFQHVPFLQEHNSRMDEILDTWRQYKQSVPTYGAIILDSDLSHVLLVQSYWTKASWGFPKGKVNEDEEPWTCAAREVLEETGFNISNLINKQDYIETSIHDQIVRLYIIGYVSRDTKFQPRTRNEIKACEWFPIADLPANRKDMTPKVKMGVSPNAFFMVLPFVKRIRRWVAERNPKVFFRRTRHKSMGEIESNNSKNKTISQGLQNEIQEYQQNAGPPCINGHNGVHKLNGNKKNGKMAKRQLFTPQNVNGTPFSPVQSLSSNTDDEIYNTYFNFISPSWSNFKFDRRAILDCLT, via the exons ATGACTTCGTCAGCTATAGTATCAAAAAATCATGTACATTCAATTCCTCTTTATATTTTGGATGACATTTGCAG TCGTTTCATCATAAATTTACCAAAAGAAGAGCGTGCTGACATGGTGAGATTATGTTTCCAAATTGAATTAGCTCACTGGTTCTATTTGGACAATTATTGTACAAATGATGCTGCAAATCCTTGTGGTATTACGCAATTCGCAGCACATATTTTCcag CATGTTCCTTTTCTACAAGAACATAACAGCCGCATGGATGAAATACTGGACACCTGGAGGCAATATAAACAAAGTGTACCAACATATGGGGCTATCATATTAGATTCTGATTTGTCACATGTGCTTTTGGTACAATCATATTGGACTAAAGCTTCGTGGGGCTTTCCAAAAGGCAAAGTAAATGAGGATGAAGAGCCATGGACTTGTGCTGCTAgagaa GTCTTAGAAGAGACAGGGTTTAACATTAGCAATCTTATCAACAAACAGGACTACATAGAAACATCAATACATGATCAAATTGTCCGCCTTTATATTATTGGTTATGTATCTCGAGATACTAAATTTCAACCTCGAACACGAAATGAAATTAAAGCATGTGAGTGGTTTCCTATTGCTGATTTGCCTGCAAACAGAAAAGATATGACACCTAAAGTTAAAATGGGTGTAAGTCCTAATGCATTCTTTATGGTTCTACCATTTGTAAAACGCATCCGAAGGTGGGTTGCAGAGAGGAATCCTAAAGTGTTTTTTCGAAGAACTAGACATAAGTCAATGGGGGAAATTGAATCAAATAAtagcaaaaacaaaacaatttcacAAGGTCTTCAAAATGAAATTCAAGAATATCAACAAAATGCTGGGCCACCCTGTATCAATGGACATAATGGTGTCCATAAGTTAAATGGAAACAAGAAAAATGGGAAAATGGCTAAGCGACAACTCTTCACTCCACAAAATGTGAATGGAACTCCATTCTCTCCAGTACAGAGTTTGAGCTCAAATACTGATGATGaaatttacaatacatattttaattttatctctcCCTCTTGGAGCAATTTTAAGTTTGACAGAAGAGCAATTTTGGATTGTTTGACTTGA
- the LOC111003277 gene encoding syntaxin-18, whose translation MDITPLFKACIKTVKTRNKTFGILSPTPEEKKAILRQKSNKNGFMLTAKDITSQITRLRDFLLEHRERYLNYLNDISGTEMTEYERDQIDTGAQRIINTCSHLIKEFRSDNRKLGVSQQMREYMDAVIDLIDSYLKAVCKIHSELKAFRVKRALDMRKLSRLEVTQKTTSIPNPFIVEAEKENEIDFEEIDSSKTKLELSENEIAVLSDEGELSAEELQMFESENVQLLNELNSLTEEVRQIESKVLHIAELQEIFTEKVLQQEQDIDRIANTVVGTTETMKDANDQIKQAIQRNAGLRVYILFFLLVMSFTLLFLDWYND comes from the exons ATGGATATAACACCCTTATTTAAAGCATgtataaaaacagtaaaaactCGAAATAAGACTTTTGGTATTTTAAGTCCGACTCCAGAAGAGAAGAAAGCCATTTTGCggcaaaaatctaataaaaatggttttatGTTAACTGCAAAAGACATTACTTCTCAAATAACAAGACTAAGAGATTTCTTGTTAGAACATAGAGAGAGGTatctaaattacttaaatgacATATCGGGGACTGAAATGACGGAGTATGAACGTGATCAAATAGACACAGGTGCTCAAAGAATCATCAATACATGTTCGCACCTTATTAAAGAATTCAGGAGTGATAACCGCAAATTAGGTGTATCACAGCAGATGCGGGAGTACATGGATGCAGTCATTGATCTTAtagatagttatttaaaagctGTCTGTAAAATACACAGTGAATTGAAGGCTTTTCGTGTAAAGCGAGCCTTAGATATGCGAAAACTCTCACGTTTAGAAGTAACACAGAAAACAACTTCCATACCGAACCCTTTTATTGTAGAAGCTGAAAAAGAGaatgaaattgattttgaaGAAATAGACAgttcaaaaacaaaacttgaGCTATCAGAGAATGAAATAGCAGTTTTATCTGATGAAGGTGAATTAAGTGCTGAAGAGTTGCAAATGTTTGAATCTGAAAATGTCCAACTCCTTAATGAACTAAACAGTTTGACAGAAGAAGTGAGACAAATTGAAAGCAAAGTCTTACATATAGCTGAGTTGCAAGAAATATTTACTGAAAAG GTTTTACAACAAGAGCAGGATATTGATCGCATTGCCAATACTGTAGTAGGAACTACGGAAACAATGAAAGATGCAAATGATCAAATTAAGCAGGCAATACAAAGAAATGCTGGATTACGagtgtatatattattcttcTTACTTGTCATGTCTTTTACTCTTCTTTTCTTAGATTGGTATAATgattag